A portion of the Streptomyces sp. NBC_01335 genome contains these proteins:
- a CDS encoding glycoside hydrolase family 76 protein produces MPYPRRGRRPAVLALFASLLLTALPAATARAAESATAAESVTAAAEAAICNKQCDARDPAGATSDRTPVSSGLYGRTVRLHLSDNDVMGWASIESGSAGDEVWIDRSFDGGRSWASGSRLGATAVPAGSSGWRTQMYNVDDWNTAGVGALRACGKAGDRPEITCTGWARVNWNAWSRSTAAATGLMMSYDRGTGLFGGNGWWTAANALTAVLDNARLSGMPSYQYAIASTYDKNINAQGGSFRNDYLDDTGWWGLAWVAAYDATGDSRYLDTARADADHMQAYWNGTCGGGVLWNRTTTYKNAITNELFLQLNAALHNRISGDTVYLGRAKAEWSWFRGSGMINGDHMINDGLTDACANNGQPTWTYNQGVVLGGLTELYRATGDSALLTTARTLADASTVRLQTDGVLREPGEGDDCTGDGPSFKGAYARGLGKLDTQLSDHPYAATLDRWADAAYAKDRNALDQYGPHWNGGSGTSDYGCQQSVLDLLNAAGQ; encoded by the coding sequence ATGCCTTACCCCCGCAGAGGCCGGCGCCCGGCCGTCCTCGCCCTCTTCGCGAGCCTGCTGCTCACCGCCCTCCCGGCGGCGACCGCGCGGGCCGCCGAGTCCGCGACCGCCGCCGAATCCGTGACCGCCGCCGCCGAGGCGGCCATCTGCAACAAGCAGTGCGACGCCCGCGACCCCGCCGGCGCGACCTCGGACCGGACGCCGGTGAGCAGTGGGCTGTACGGGCGCACCGTCCGGCTGCACCTTTCGGACAACGATGTCATGGGATGGGCCTCGATCGAGAGCGGTTCGGCCGGGGACGAGGTCTGGATCGACCGCTCCTTCGACGGCGGCCGGAGCTGGGCTTCCGGGAGCAGGCTGGGCGCGACGGCCGTTCCCGCCGGATCGAGCGGCTGGCGCACCCAGATGTACAACGTCGACGACTGGAACACCGCCGGCGTCGGCGCGCTGCGCGCCTGCGGCAAGGCCGGAGACCGCCCCGAGATCACCTGCACCGGCTGGGCGCGGGTGAACTGGAACGCCTGGAGCCGTTCCACCGCCGCCGCGACCGGGCTGATGATGTCGTACGACCGGGGCACCGGCCTCTTCGGCGGCAACGGCTGGTGGACCGCCGCCAACGCGCTCACCGCCGTGCTCGACAACGCGCGCCTCAGCGGCATGCCGAGCTACCAGTACGCCATCGCCTCCACCTACGACAAGAACATCAACGCCCAGGGCGGCAGCTTCCGCAACGACTACCTGGACGACACCGGCTGGTGGGGCCTGGCCTGGGTCGCCGCCTACGACGCGACGGGCGACAGCCGCTACCTCGACACCGCCCGCGCGGACGCCGATCACATGCAGGCCTACTGGAACGGGACCTGCGGCGGCGGGGTGTTGTGGAACCGGACGACGACGTACAAGAACGCCATCACCAACGAGCTCTTCCTCCAGCTCAACGCGGCACTCCACAACCGCATTTCCGGCGACACGGTCTACCTGGGCCGGGCGAAGGCCGAGTGGTCCTGGTTCCGGGGGAGCGGCATGATCAACGGTGACCACATGATCAACGACGGGCTCACCGACGCCTGCGCCAACAACGGCCAGCCCACCTGGACGTACAACCAGGGCGTGGTGCTCGGAGGTCTCACCGAGCTGTACCGGGCCACCGGTGACTCCGCGCTGCTGACCACCGCCCGCACCCTCGCCGACGCGTCCACCGTCCGGCTCCAGACCGACGGGGTGCTGCGGGAGCCCGGCGAGGGCGACGACTGCACCGGCGACGGCCCGTCCTTCAAGGGCGCGTACGCCCGGGGCCTCGGCAAACTCGACACCCAGCTGAGCGACCACCCGTACGCGGCGACCCTCGACCGCTGGGCCGACGCGGCCTACGCCAAGGACCGCAACGCGCTCGACCAGTACGGCCCGCACTGGAACGGGGGCTCGGGCACCAGCGACTACGGCTGCCAGCAGAGCGTCCTCGACCTGCTCAACGCGGCGGGGCAGTAG
- a CDS encoding peptidylprolyl isomerase, which yields MAEELYATLKTNQGDIEIRLLPNHAPKTVRNFVDLATGEREWIDPNTAQPSNAPLYDGTVFHRVIEGFMIQGGDPLGNGSGGPGYKFADEFHPDLAFTTPYLLAMANAGPGTNGSQFFITLAPTTWLTGKHTIFGEVTSDASKKVVDAIGTTSTNPRNDRPVQDVVIEQVVVETR from the coding sequence ATGGCGGAAGAGCTGTACGCGACGTTGAAGACCAACCAGGGTGACATCGAGATCCGGCTGCTGCCGAACCACGCACCCAAGACGGTGCGCAACTTCGTGGACCTCGCGACGGGCGAGCGCGAGTGGATCGACCCGAACACCGCGCAGCCGAGCAACGCCCCGCTGTACGACGGGACGGTGTTCCACCGGGTCATCGAGGGCTTCATGATCCAGGGCGGTGACCCGCTGGGCAACGGCTCCGGCGGCCCCGGGTACAAGTTCGCCGACGAGTTCCACCCGGACCTGGCGTTCACCACGCCCTATCTGCTGGCCATGGCGAACGCCGGTCCGGGCACCAACGGATCGCAGTTCTTCATCACCCTCGCCCCGACCACCTGGCTCACCGGCAAGCACACCATCTTCGGCGAGGTCACGAGCGACGCGAGCAAGAAGGTCGTCGACGCCATCGGCACCACGTCGACCAACCCGCGCAACGACCGCCCGGTGCAGGACGTGGTCATCGAGCAGGTCGTCGTCGAGACCCGCTGA
- a CDS encoding DUF4287 domain-containing protein produces the protein MTNSVKGPASYFPSIEKTYGRPVTEWKELIRASPLTRHMELVAWLKTAHGLGHGHANALVAHTRAEDAVS, from the coding sequence ATGACGAACTCCGTGAAGGGCCCCGCGAGTTACTTCCCCTCGATCGAGAAGACGTACGGCCGCCCCGTGACGGAATGGAAGGAACTGATCCGCGCGTCTCCCCTGACCAGGCACATGGAACTGGTCGCCTGGCTCAAGACCGCCCACGGCCTCGGCCACGGCCACGCCAACGCGCTGGTCGCCCACACCCGTGCGGAAGACGCCGTCAGCTGA
- the cobN gene encoding cobaltochelatase subunit CobN: MILLLSTSDTDLLSARACEGPVRYRYANPSRLPLDRLPALLDGAELVVVRLLGGVRAWEEGLDQVRAAGLPVVVLTGEQAPDAQLMAASTVPIGIAAEAHAYLAHGGPDNLGQLARFLSDTVLLTGHGFEPPAPAPAWGPLERTARELPEAAPTVAVLYYRAHHMSGNTAFVDALCTAVEDAGARALPLYVASLRTPEPGLIDALRAADAIVTTVLAAGGTRPAEASAGGDDESWDAGALTGLDVPILQALCLTGSRAAWEENDEGVSPLDAATQIAVPEFDGRLITVPFSFKEIDADGLPAYVPDPERAARVAGIAVRHARLRHIPNAQKRIALVLSAYPTKHSRIGNAVGLDTPASAVALLRRLRAEGYDFGPEDGIPGLVSGDGDELIYALIEAGGHDQEWLTEEQLAANPVRIPAADYRRWFATLPAGLRSAVEEHWGPAPGEMFVDRSANPEGDIVLAALRRGNLLILIQPPRGFGENPIAIYHDPDLPPSHHYLAAYRWIAATADDGGFGADAMIHLGKHGNLEWLPGKNAGLSAACGPDAALGDLPLVYPFLVNDPGEGTQAKRRTHATLVDHLVPPMARADSYGDIARLEQLLDEHAQIAAMDPAKLPAIRAQIWTLIQAAKLDHDLGLEGRPEDEGFDEFIMHLDGWLCEIKDVQIRDGLHVLGNPPAGNDRVNLVLAVLRARQIWGGTASLPGLREALGLDESAATRTAADEIEEQARALVQAMEDADWDPSAVAAVAAGLPSAVADILAFAATEVVPRLAATTDELTHTVHALNGGFVPAGPSGSPLRGLVNVLPTGRNFYSVDPKAVPSKLAWETGQALADSLLTRYRTDNGDWPSSVGLSLWGTSAMRTAGDDIAEAFALLGIRPVWDDASRRVTGLEPIGYEELGRPRIDVTLRISGFFRDAFPHTVGLLDDAVRLAASLDEPAEQNFVRAHTQADLAEHGDERRATTRIFGSRPGTYGAGLLQLIDSRDWRTDADLAEVYTVWGGYAYGRELDGRPAREEMETAYKRIEVAAKNTDTREHDIADSDDYFQYHGGMVAAVRALKGTAPEAYIGDSTRPETVRTRTLVEETSRVFRARVVNPRWIEAMRRHGYKGAFELAATVDYLFGYDATTGVVADWMYDKLTQSYVLDPENREFLQQANPWALHGIAERLLEAESRGMWAKPDPAVLEALRQVFLETEGDLEGGED; this comes from the coding sequence ATGATCCTGCTCCTGTCGACCTCCGACACCGACCTGCTGAGCGCCCGCGCCTGCGAGGGCCCGGTCCGCTACCGGTACGCCAACCCCTCCCGCCTCCCGCTCGACCGGCTCCCGGCGCTGCTCGACGGCGCCGAGCTCGTGGTGGTCCGCCTCCTCGGCGGGGTGCGCGCCTGGGAGGAGGGGCTCGACCAGGTCAGGGCCGCCGGCCTCCCGGTCGTCGTCCTCACCGGCGAACAGGCCCCCGACGCCCAGCTGATGGCCGCGTCCACCGTCCCGATCGGCATCGCCGCCGAGGCCCACGCCTACCTCGCGCACGGCGGCCCGGACAACCTCGGCCAGCTGGCCCGGTTCCTCTCCGACACCGTGCTGCTCACCGGCCACGGCTTCGAGCCGCCCGCCCCGGCCCCCGCCTGGGGCCCGCTGGAGCGGACCGCCCGTGAGCTTCCCGAGGCCGCGCCCACGGTGGCGGTGCTCTACTACCGCGCCCACCACATGAGCGGCAACACCGCGTTCGTGGACGCGCTCTGCACCGCCGTGGAGGACGCCGGGGCCCGCGCGCTGCCGCTCTACGTGGCCTCGCTCCGTACCCCCGAACCCGGGCTGATCGACGCCCTGCGCGCGGCCGACGCGATCGTGACCACCGTCCTCGCGGCGGGCGGCACCCGCCCGGCCGAGGCGTCGGCGGGCGGCGACGACGAGTCCTGGGACGCGGGCGCCCTGACCGGGCTCGACGTACCGATCCTCCAGGCGCTCTGCCTGACCGGCTCGCGCGCCGCGTGGGAGGAGAACGACGAGGGCGTCTCCCCGCTGGACGCGGCCACCCAGATCGCGGTGCCGGAGTTCGACGGGCGCCTGATCACGGTGCCGTTCTCCTTCAAGGAGATCGACGCGGACGGCCTGCCCGCGTACGTCCCCGACCCCGAGCGCGCCGCCCGGGTCGCCGGAATCGCCGTCCGCCACGCCCGCCTGAGGCACATCCCGAACGCGCAGAAGCGGATCGCCCTGGTGCTCTCCGCGTACCCGACCAAGCACTCCCGCATCGGCAACGCGGTCGGCCTGGACACCCCCGCGAGCGCCGTCGCCCTGCTGCGCCGACTGCGCGCCGAAGGGTACGACTTCGGGCCCGAGGACGGGATCCCGGGCCTGGTCTCCGGCGACGGCGACGAGCTGATCTACGCGCTGATCGAGGCGGGCGGCCACGACCAGGAGTGGCTGACCGAGGAGCAGCTGGCCGCCAACCCGGTCCGCATCCCGGCGGCCGACTACCGCCGCTGGTTCGCCACCCTCCCCGCCGGGCTGCGATCCGCCGTGGAGGAGCACTGGGGCCCGGCGCCCGGCGAGATGTTCGTGGACCGTTCGGCGAACCCGGAGGGCGACATCGTCCTCGCGGCGCTGCGGCGCGGCAATCTGCTGATCCTCATCCAGCCGCCGCGCGGCTTCGGCGAGAACCCGATCGCGATCTACCACGACCCCGATCTGCCGCCCTCGCACCACTACCTGGCCGCCTACCGCTGGATCGCCGCCACCGCCGACGACGGCGGCTTCGGCGCCGACGCGATGATCCACCTCGGCAAGCACGGCAACCTGGAGTGGCTGCCCGGCAAGAACGCCGGGCTCTCCGCCGCCTGCGGACCGGACGCGGCCCTCGGCGACCTGCCGCTGGTCTACCCGTTCCTCGTCAACGACCCGGGCGAGGGCACCCAGGCCAAGCGCCGGACGCACGCCACGCTGGTCGACCACCTGGTGCCGCCGATGGCCCGCGCCGACAGCTACGGCGACATCGCGCGGCTTGAGCAACTCCTCGACGAGCACGCCCAGATCGCCGCGATGGACCCGGCGAAGCTGCCCGCGATCCGCGCCCAGATCTGGACGCTCATCCAGGCCGCGAAGCTCGACCACGACCTCGGGCTCGAAGGCCGCCCGGAGGATGAGGGCTTCGACGAGTTCATCATGCATCTCGACGGCTGGCTCTGCGAGATCAAGGACGTCCAGATCCGCGACGGTCTGCACGTGCTGGGCAATCCTCCGGCGGGGAACGACCGGGTCAACCTGGTCCTCGCGGTGCTCCGCGCCCGCCAGATCTGGGGCGGTACGGCCTCGCTCCCCGGGCTGCGCGAGGCGCTCGGCCTGGACGAGTCGGCCGCCACCCGCACCGCCGCCGACGAGATCGAGGAGCAGGCCCGCGCCCTGGTCCAGGCGATGGAGGACGCCGACTGGGATCCGTCCGCCGTCGCGGCCGTCGCCGCAGGCCTGCCGTCCGCCGTCGCCGACATCCTCGCCTTCGCCGCCACCGAGGTGGTGCCGCGCCTCGCCGCCACCACCGACGAACTCACGCACACCGTCCACGCGTTGAACGGCGGATTCGTGCCCGCCGGGCCCTCCGGCTCCCCACTGCGCGGGCTCGTCAACGTGCTGCCGACCGGCCGCAACTTCTACTCCGTCGACCCGAAGGCCGTCCCCTCCAAGCTCGCCTGGGAGACCGGTCAGGCCCTCGCCGACTCGCTGCTGACGCGCTACCGCACCGACAACGGCGACTGGCCCTCCTCCGTCGGCCTCTCGCTCTGGGGCACCAGCGCCATGCGCACGGCGGGCGACGACATCGCCGAGGCGTTCGCGCTGCTCGGCATCCGCCCCGTCTGGGACGACGCCTCACGCCGCGTCACCGGGCTGGAGCCCATCGGGTACGAAGAGCTGGGCCGCCCCCGCATCGACGTGACGCTCCGCATCTCCGGCTTCTTCCGGGACGCCTTCCCGCACACGGTGGGCCTGCTGGACGACGCCGTACGGCTCGCCGCCTCGCTCGACGAACCGGCCGAGCAGAACTTCGTACGCGCCCACACCCAGGCCGACCTCGCCGAGCACGGCGACGAACGGCGGGCCACCACCCGGATCTTCGGCTCGCGCCCGGGGACGTACGGCGCCGGGCTCCTCCAGCTCATCGACTCCCGCGACTGGCGCACCGACGCCGACCTCGCCGAGGTCTACACCGTGTGGGGCGGCTACGCCTACGGGCGCGAGCTCGACGGGCGCCCGGCCCGCGAGGAGATGGAGACCGCGTACAAGCGCATCGAGGTCGCCGCGAAGAACACCGACACCCGCGAGCACGACATCGCGGACTCGGACGACTACTTCCAGTACCACGGCGGCATGGTGGCGGCCGTGCGCGCGCTGAAGGGCACCGCCCCCGAGGCGTACATCGGCGACTCCACCCGCCCCGAGACCGTCCGCACCCGCACCCTCGTCGAGGAGACCTCGCGCGTCTTCCGCGCCCGTGTGGTCAACCCCCGCTGGATCGAGGCGATGCGCCGCCACGGCTACAAGGGCGCCTTCGAACTCGCCGCCACCGTGGACTACCTGTTCGGCTACGACGCGACGACCGGGGTCGTCGCCGACTGGATGTACGACAAGCTCACCCAGAGTTACGTACTCGACCCGGAGAACCGGGAGTTCCTCCAGCAGGCCAACCCCTGGGCGCTGCACGGGATCGCCGAACGCCTCCTGGAGGCCGAGTCGCGCGGGATGTGGGCGAAGCCCGACCCGGCCGTCCTCGAAGCGCTGCGCCAGGTCTTCCTGGAGACCGAGGGCGACCTGGAGGGCGGGGAGGACTGA
- a CDS encoding VOC family protein, protein MLGTDFRTGSPNWLDLGSPDTRAAAAFYQAVLGWEFVSAGPETGGYGFFRTDGKTAAAIGPLTEEGAASAWTVHFRTDDIRATVQAVRDGGGTVRAEPMDVMGEGTLAQVTDAQGADFALWQPGNTAGLEIASAPNSLIWVELHVPDPVADIAFYQGLFGWRTQDMPVPGMTYRVLSTEDGDLQDTTFGGAAPADDSSGGEQSRWVPYFHVVDVDATVEATRAHGGTVLMPAADMSDVGRMAWLADPFGAVFALLKPDPRM, encoded by the coding sequence ATGCTCGGCACCGACTTCCGTACCGGATCGCCCAACTGGCTCGACCTCGGCAGCCCCGACACCCGGGCCGCCGCCGCGTTCTACCAGGCCGTCCTCGGCTGGGAGTTCGTCTCCGCCGGGCCGGAGACCGGCGGGTACGGGTTCTTCCGGACCGACGGGAAGACCGCCGCGGCCATCGGTCCGCTCACCGAGGAGGGGGCCGCCTCCGCCTGGACGGTCCACTTCAGGACCGACGACATCCGGGCCACCGTCCAGGCGGTCCGGGACGGCGGCGGGACCGTACGCGCGGAGCCCATGGACGTCATGGGCGAGGGGACGCTGGCCCAGGTCACCGACGCGCAGGGCGCCGACTTCGCGCTCTGGCAGCCCGGCAACACGGCCGGGCTGGAGATCGCCTCCGCCCCGAACAGCCTGATCTGGGTGGAGCTGCACGTGCCGGACCCGGTCGCCGACATCGCCTTCTACCAGGGCCTGTTCGGCTGGCGCACCCAGGACATGCCGGTGCCCGGGATGACGTACCGGGTGCTGAGCACCGAGGACGGCGACCTCCAGGACACCACCTTCGGCGGGGCGGCTCCGGCGGACGACAGCAGTGGTGGCGAGCAGTCCCGCTGGGTGCCCTACTTCCACGTGGTGGACGTCGACGCGACCGTCGAGGCGACCCGGGCGCACGGCGGGACCGTGCTGATGCCGGCCGCCGACATGTCGGACGTCGGCCGGATGGCCTGGCTCGCGGACCCCTTCGGCGCGGTGTTCGCGCTGCTGAAGCCCGATCCCCGGATGTAG
- a CDS encoding precorrin-8X methylmutase, producing the protein MHQYEKDGPAIYRQSFATIRAEADLAGLPADVSQVAVRMIHACGMVDLVRDLAFSPAAVADARAALRAGAPILCDVAMVASGVTRKRLPAENEVVCTLSDPSVPELARQLGTTRSAAALELWRDRLEGSVVAIGNAPTALFRLLEMIEEGAPLPAAVIGVPVGFIGAAESKEALAAHVSGVQHLVVRGRRGGSALAAAAVNALASEEE; encoded by the coding sequence GTGCATCAGTACGAGAAGGACGGACCGGCGATCTACCGCCAGTCCTTCGCCACCATCCGCGCGGAGGCGGATCTCGCCGGTCTGCCCGCCGACGTCAGCCAGGTCGCGGTCCGGATGATCCACGCGTGCGGCATGGTCGACCTCGTACGCGACCTCGCCTTCTCCCCGGCCGCCGTGGCCGACGCCCGCGCCGCGCTCCGCGCCGGGGCCCCGATCCTCTGCGACGTGGCGATGGTCGCCAGCGGGGTCACCCGCAAGCGGCTGCCCGCGGAGAACGAGGTCGTCTGCACCCTCTCCGACCCCTCGGTGCCCGAGCTGGCCCGGCAGCTGGGCACCACCCGCAGCGCCGCCGCGCTGGAGCTGTGGCGGGACCGGCTGGAGGGTTCGGTCGTCGCCATCGGCAACGCGCCCACCGCGCTCTTCCGGCTGCTGGAGATGATCGAGGAGGGCGCACCGCTGCCCGCCGCCGTCATCGGTGTCCCGGTCGGCTTCATCGGCGCGGCCGAGTCCAAGGAGGCCCTCGCGGCGCACGTCTCCGGGGTCCAGCACCTCGTGGTGCGCGGTCGTCGGGGCGGCAGCGCCCTGGCGGCGGCCGCCGTCAACGCCCTCGCGAGCGAGGAGGAGTGA
- a CDS encoding alpha/beta hydrolase: protein MTAFLLVPGTFTGGWIWDRVARALGEAGDTAVPVTLTGLGEGDASGASGTGLTTHIEDLVRIVDAMPAEETEVVLVGHDYGILPVLGAAALRPERVTRIVNVDAGLPQDGDPALVVELDPAVRERAVAAVTAPPEGAGSGLVAPPSAEEWRVRAGAADLSDEAVELLARRAVPHPAATLVQPLPPTGAAASIPYAGLLSTGNGSTVELVESLVRMGEPRVQALTRPGVTLFELPTGHWPMLSAPAELADVLRRAVAGEGRRVAAPEAGSPTHLGPFLLDVPERARERHGRVDLYLPDAEGPRPAIVFVHGGPIAADARPTPRDWPSYIGYGRYAADLGVVGAVLDHRMYGLGALATAAGDLAEAVEQVRADPRVDGDRVALWVFSGGALLSAEWLVAPPAWLRCVAATYPVLAPLASWPRTAGRFNPVEAVRAAGPLPFVLSRVEKEGPEIDATVEEFLLAAEGTDLRLEVIPVPGARHGFEAVDHTDPARRAVERAARTVLEHLEG from the coding sequence ATGACGGCTTTCCTGTTGGTACCCGGCACGTTCACCGGGGGCTGGATCTGGGACCGGGTGGCACGGGCGCTGGGCGAGGCGGGCGACACGGCCGTCCCGGTCACCCTCACCGGGCTGGGCGAGGGAGATGCGTCGGGCGCGTCCGGGACCGGCCTCACCACCCACATCGAGGATCTGGTGCGGATCGTCGACGCGATGCCCGCCGAGGAGACCGAGGTGGTGCTCGTCGGCCACGACTACGGCATCCTCCCCGTCCTCGGTGCGGCGGCCCTGCGCCCGGAGCGGGTCACCCGGATCGTCAACGTGGACGCCGGGCTGCCCCAGGACGGTGATCCCGCACTCGTCGTCGAGCTGGACCCGGCGGTGCGCGAGCGGGCGGTGGCGGCGGTGACGGCTCCCCCCGAGGGGGCGGGGTCCGGCCTGGTCGCGCCGCCCTCCGCGGAGGAGTGGCGGGTCCGGGCGGGCGCGGCGGACCTGTCCGACGAGGCGGTGGAGCTGCTGGCGCGGCGGGCGGTCCCGCACCCGGCGGCCACGCTCGTACAGCCGCTGCCCCCGACCGGGGCCGCCGCGTCCATCCCGTACGCCGGCCTCCTCAGCACGGGGAACGGATCGACCGTCGAACTGGTCGAATCCCTGGTCAGGATGGGGGAGCCGCGCGTCCAGGCGCTCACCCGGCCCGGCGTCACCCTCTTCGAACTCCCCACCGGCCACTGGCCGATGCTCTCCGCCCCCGCCGAACTCGCCGACGTACTGCGGCGCGCGGTGGCGGGCGAGGGCCGTCGCGTCGCCGCGCCGGAGGCCGGATCGCCCACGCACCTGGGGCCGTTCCTGCTGGACGTACCCGAACGCGCACGCGAGCGGCACGGCCGCGTCGACCTCTACCTCCCCGACGCCGAGGGCCCCCGCCCCGCGATCGTCTTCGTCCACGGCGGCCCGATCGCGGCCGACGCCCGGCCCACGCCACGCGACTGGCCGTCGTACATCGGATACGGCAGGTACGCCGCCGACCTGGGCGTGGTCGGCGCCGTGCTGGACCACCGGATGTACGGCCTCGGCGCCCTCGCCACCGCGGCGGGCGACCTCGCGGAGGCGGTCGAGCAGGTCCGTGCCGATCCGCGCGTCGACGGGGACCGGGTCGCCCTCTGGGTCTTCTCCGGCGGTGCGCTGCTCTCCGCCGAGTGGCTGGTGGCGCCCCCGGCCTGGCTGCGCTGCGTCGCGGCGACGTACCCGGTCCTCGCCCCGCTGGCGAGCTGGCCCCGGACAGCGGGACGGTTCAACCCCGTGGAGGCCGTACGCGCCGCCGGACCACTGCCCTTCGTGCTGAGCCGGGTGGAGAAGGAGGGGCCGGAGATCGACGCCACGGTCGAGGAGTTCCTCCTGGCCGCCGAGGGGACGGACCTCCGGCTGGAGGTGATCCCCGTCCCCGGCGCGCGCCACGGCTTCGAGGCGGTCGACCACACCGACCCGGCCCGCCGCGCGGTGGAGCGGGCCGCGCGCACGGTGCTGGAACACCTGGAGGGGTAG
- a CDS encoding cobalamin biosynthesis protein CobG translates to MLAAMSATADSPGSPAADTARTGGDACPGTLRLHRADDGALARVRIPGGVLIAAQARTLLAAAERLGDGELHLTSRGNLQLRGLGGDCGGALAELLRGAGMLPSDRHERVRNAVASPLSGLDTSGHPDIRSWLTELDALLCGSERAAALSGRFLFALDDGRGDVDALGADLTLIAVDGARALLRIGAGGPLLPVPFEAAPRAALLAAEAFLDLAADPAVWRISALPDAARAALPAEAARRAGLAPMTVDGPPGPATPAAPAPGAVTGPGGAVALHLGVPMGRLTGARWRALVETAERLGSGELRCTPWRGVVVPGLAAGGAREALDVLADAGLVTGPDSPWAGVGACVGRPGCAKSLADVRAEAEAALGPVGRLPVYWSGCERRCGHPHGEWIDVVATPAGHRIARVRGESRDAPVTVPDDPAALAAAVAAARGVRT, encoded by the coding sequence ATGCTCGCCGCCATGTCCGCAACCGCCGATTCGCCCGGTTCCCCGGCCGCCGACACCGCCCGGACCGGCGGCGACGCCTGTCCGGGAACGCTGCGGCTGCACCGGGCGGACGACGGTGCGCTGGCGCGCGTACGGATACCCGGCGGGGTGCTGATCGCCGCTCAGGCACGCACCCTGCTGGCCGCGGCCGAGCGGCTCGGCGACGGCGAACTGCACCTCACCTCGCGCGGCAACCTCCAACTCCGCGGCCTGGGCGGTGACTGCGGCGGCGCACTCGCCGAACTCCTGCGCGGGGCAGGGATGTTGCCCTCCGACCGGCATGAACGCGTCCGGAACGCCGTCGCCTCCCCGCTCTCCGGTCTCGACACCTCCGGGCACCCCGACATACGTTCCTGGCTCACCGAGTTGGACGCCCTGCTCTGCGGGAGCGAGCGGGCCGCCGCACTCTCCGGCCGCTTCCTCTTCGCCCTCGACGACGGACGCGGCGACGTCGACGCGCTGGGCGCCGACCTCACTCTGATCGCGGTCGACGGCGCACGGGCGCTGCTCCGGATCGGCGCGGGCGGCCCCCTCCTCCCCGTCCCCTTCGAGGCGGCCCCGCGCGCCGCGCTGCTCGCGGCCGAGGCCTTCCTCGACCTCGCGGCCGACCCGGCCGTCTGGCGGATCTCCGCCCTCCCCGACGCCGCCCGCGCCGCCCTCCCCGCCGAGGCCGCCCGCCGCGCGGGGCTCGCGCCCATGACCGTCGACGGACCGCCCGGCCCAGCCACCCCCGCAGCCCCCGCGCCCGGCGCCGTCACCGGACCCGGCGGCGCGGTCGCGCTGCACCTCGGCGTACCGATGGGGCGGCTGACCGGGGCGCGGTGGCGGGCACTCGTGGAGACCGCCGAACGCCTCGGCTCCGGCGAGCTGCGCTGCACCCCGTGGCGGGGGGTCGTCGTGCCGGGTCTGGCCGCCGGAGGCGCCCGGGAGGCCCTGGACGTGCTCGCCGACGCCGGTCTGGTGACCGGGCCCGACTCGCCGTGGGCCGGGGTCGGCGCCTGCGTCGGGCGCCCCGGCTGCGCGAAGTCGCTGGCCGATGTGCGGGCCGAGGCGGAGGCCGCGCTCGGACCGGTCGGGCGGCTGCCCGTGTACTGGTCCGGGTGCGAACGCCGCTGCGGCCACCCCCACGGGGAGTGGATCGACGTCGTCGCCACCCCGGCGGGACACCGGATCGCGCGCGTGCGGGGGGAGTCGCGGGACGCGCCGGTGACCGTCCCGGACGATCCGGCCGCGCTCGCCGCAGCGGTGGCGGCGGCACGGGGCGTCCGTACCTGA